The following proteins are co-located in the Bacteroidota bacterium genome:
- a CDS encoding WbqC family protein, with protein sequence MDKILLSTAYLPPINYLSCIALADEITIEAHETYTKQTFRNRSHIYSPNGLQALIIPINKVNGNHTKTIDIQISDHSDWRLHHWKSLQTAYNTSAFFIYYKDEIRKTLQFPSSKLFEYNLHVLNFLLNEIGIKNTIKISEDYINNPSEIVDLRTSISPKSKVSINNPQYYQLYSQKYGFLENLSILDLLFNEGPNTLNYLQSMVQK encoded by the coding sequence ATGGATAAAATTCTTTTAAGTACAGCATACCTCCCTCCCATCAATTATCTTTCGTGCATTGCCCTTGCAGATGAAATCACAATTGAAGCTCATGAAACCTATACTAAGCAAACTTTTAGAAATCGAAGCCATATTTATTCTCCCAATGGGTTACAAGCATTGATTATTCCAATTAACAAAGTGAATGGCAATCATACAAAAACCATCGATATTCAAATTTCGGATCATTCTGATTGGCGATTACATCATTGGAAATCGTTGCAAACTGCCTATAATACTTCCGCCTTTTTTATTTATTACAAAGATGAAATCCGGAAAACATTGCAATTTCCTTCATCGAAATTATTTGAGTACAACTTGCATGTTTTAAATTTTCTTTTGAATGAGATTGGAATAAAGAATACGATTAAAATCAGTGAAGATTACATTAATAATCCTTCTGAAATTGTAGATTTAAGAACAAGTATCAGTCCCAAAAGCAAAGTTTCAATAAACAATCCGCAGTATTATCAACTTTACAGTCAAAAATATGGCTTCCTCGAAAACTTAAGTATTCTGGATTTATTATTTAACGAAGGTCCCAATACTTTAAACTATTTGCAATCAATGGTTCAGAAATAA
- the rpoC gene encoding DNA-directed RNA polymerase subunit beta': MAFRKENTGTGTFTKMTISLASPEAILEKSSGEVLKPETINYRTYKPERDGLFCERIFGPVKDWECHCGKYKRIRYKGIVCDRCGVEVTEKKVRRERIGHIQLVVPVAHIWYFRSLPNKIGALLGLQTKKLDMIIYYERYIVINAGIKAAEGVNYLDFLTEEEYFEIIESLPAENQYLDDSDPDKFIAKMGAEAIHDLLARLDLDTMSFDLRHKANTETSQQRKAEALKRLQVFEAFRDARTRIENRPEWMIVKVVPVIPPELRPLVPLDGGRFATSDLNDLYRRVIIRNNRLKRLIEIKAPDVIMRNEKRMLQEAVDSLFDNSRKANSVKTESNRALKSLSDSLKGKQGRFRQNLLGKRVDYSGRSVIVVGPNLKLNECGIPKDMASELFKPFIIRKMLERGIVKTVKSAKKIVDRKDPVVWDILENILKGHPVMLNRAPTLHRLGIQAFQPKLIEGKAIQLHPLVCTAFNADFDGDQMAVHVPLGNAAILETQILMLASHNILNPANGAPITVPSQDMVLGLYYMTKGRKSTPEHIVKGEGFRFYSPEEVIIAYNEKKIDLHAMISVKTNDVENNVIVNKMIDTTVGRVLFNQVVPEGYGYINQLLTKKALRDIIGDVVRKTGTAITTEFLDNIKELGFNMAFEGGLSFNLGDVLIPEEKVQLVKNANLEVEEVMNNYNLGFITNNERYNQIIDIWTHTNSQLTHTLMAQISKDQQGFNSVYMMLDSGARGSKEQIRQLSGMRGLMAKPQKSGATGGEIIENPILSNFKEGLSVLEYFISTHGARKGLADTALKTADAGYLTRRLVDVAQDVIISEQDCGTLRGLTITALKKSEETVESLYDRILGRTTVHDIYHPITEELIIKAGKELTEDIAEIIEASPIEAVEIRSVLTCESKLGVCTKCYGRNLASGRMVQKGESVGVIAAQSIGEPGTQLTLRTFHVGGTASNITISSKIEAKFDGIIEIDELRSVEYTNTEGSKFDVVVGRSAEMRIIDKKTQIVLTSGNIPYGSSLLVKNNTEIKKGTLISTWDPYNAVILSDVNGKIVFNNVIEGLTYRVESDEQTGYKDKVVIESRSKSKNPSMSILNSDDIEIRSYDIPVGSHIIVNDGAKVIAGEILVKIPRAIGKSGDITGGLPRVTELFEARNPSDPAVVSEIDGVVSFGKKLKRGNREVIITSKTGEEKRYLISTSKQILAQENDYVKAGTPLSEGVMTPADILAIKGPMKVQEYIVNEIQEVYRLQGVKINDKHFEVIVRQMMRKVEVADPGDTKFLEGELVNKISFMDENDEIFGKKVIIDSGESDNFKAGQIVSARKLRDENSMLKRKDKKLIESRDAQPATARQILQGITRASLQTNSFISAASFQETTKVLTQASIMAKTDYLMGLKENVIVGHKIPAGTGLREYQNILTGSKEEYDAMMAAKKAVEV; this comes from the coding sequence ATGGCTTTTCGAAAAGAAAATACCGGTACCGGAACATTCACAAAAATGACCATCAGTCTTGCTTCTCCTGAAGCAATCCTTGAAAAATCAAGTGGAGAAGTTCTTAAACCCGAAACCATTAACTATCGTACCTACAAACCTGAACGCGACGGGCTTTTTTGCGAAAGAATTTTCGGGCCTGTAAAAGACTGGGAATGTCATTGCGGTAAGTATAAAAGGATTCGATACAAAGGTATTGTTTGTGATCGTTGCGGAGTAGAAGTTACTGAAAAGAAAGTTAGACGTGAACGTATTGGTCATATTCAACTTGTTGTTCCTGTTGCACATATATGGTACTTCAGATCATTACCTAATAAAATAGGTGCTTTACTTGGTTTACAAACCAAGAAACTTGACATGATCATTTATTATGAACGCTATATTGTTATCAACGCAGGGATAAAAGCAGCTGAAGGTGTCAATTATCTTGACTTTCTGACAGAAGAAGAATATTTCGAGATTATTGAAAGTCTTCCGGCTGAAAATCAATATTTGGACGATTCGGATCCGGATAAATTCATTGCAAAAATGGGTGCCGAAGCAATTCATGACCTTTTGGCCAGATTAGATCTTGACACCATGTCATTTGATCTTCGTCATAAAGCGAATACCGAAACATCTCAGCAACGTAAAGCCGAAGCGTTAAAGCGTCTTCAGGTTTTTGAAGCATTTCGTGATGCAAGGACCAGGATCGAAAACAGACCTGAATGGATGATTGTGAAGGTAGTACCTGTTATTCCACCTGAACTTCGACCATTGGTTCCACTAGATGGCGGCCGTTTTGCTACATCCGACTTAAATGACTTGTATCGTCGTGTTATTATTCGTAATAACCGTTTAAAACGATTAATTGAAATCAAAGCTCCTGATGTAATCATGCGAAACGAAAAACGTATGCTTCAAGAAGCCGTTGATTCATTATTTGATAACTCAAGAAAAGCAAACTCGGTTAAAACAGAATCGAACAGGGCACTGAAATCATTAAGCGATAGTTTAAAAGGGAAACAAGGACGATTCCGTCAGAACTTACTTGGAAAACGTGTCGACTATTCAGGTCGTTCTGTAATTGTTGTTGGACCCAATTTAAAACTTAACGAGTGTGGTATTCCGAAAGATATGGCTTCTGAATTATTCAAACCATTTATCATTCGAAAAATGCTTGAAAGAGGCATTGTTAAAACCGTAAAATCAGCTAAGAAAATTGTTGATCGTAAAGATCCTGTTGTTTGGGATATACTCGAAAATATTTTGAAAGGCCATCCGGTCATGCTGAACCGTGCTCCTACCCTTCACCGATTAGGTATTCAGGCCTTCCAGCCTAAATTAATTGAAGGAAAGGCGATACAGTTGCACCCATTGGTTTGTACGGCTTTCAACGCCGACTTTGACGGTGACCAAATGGCTGTTCACGTTCCGTTAGGAAACGCAGCAATTCTGGAAACCCAAATTTTAATGCTTGCATCCCACAACATTTTAAATCCAGCGAACGGTGCCCCTATCACAGTGCCATCTCAGGACATGGTTTTAGGATTGTATTACATGACCAAAGGCAGAAAAAGTACTCCTGAACATATTGTTAAAGGTGAAGGATTTAGATTCTATTCACCGGAAGAAGTAATCATTGCTTATAACGAGAAAAAAATTGACTTGCACGCGATGATCAGCGTTAAAACAAATGACGTTGAGAATAATGTTATAGTCAACAAAATGATTGATACTACTGTTGGTCGGGTTCTATTCAATCAGGTAGTTCCTGAAGGTTATGGTTATATCAATCAGCTTCTTACTAAAAAGGCATTAAGGGACATTATCGGAGACGTTGTTAGAAAAACCGGAACTGCCATAACTACTGAATTCCTCGACAATATCAAAGAACTTGGATTTAATATGGCTTTTGAAGGTGGTTTATCTTTCAATTTAGGTGATGTATTAATCCCTGAAGAAAAAGTTCAGTTGGTTAAAAATGCAAATTTAGAAGTTGAAGAAGTAATGAATAACTATAATTTGGGATTCATTACCAATAACGAACGCTATAATCAAATTATTGATATTTGGACACATACCAACTCACAACTTACACATACCTTGATGGCCCAGATTTCTAAAGATCAGCAAGGCTTCAATTCAGTATATATGATGCTGGATTCTGGAGCTCGGGGATCAAAAGAACAAATTCGTCAGTTATCAGGTATGAGGGGATTAATGGCTAAACCACAAAAATCAGGTGCTACCGGAGGCGAAATTATTGAAAATCCGATTCTTTCAAATTTTAAAGAAGGATTATCAGTACTTGAGTATTTTATCTCAACTCACGGTGCACGTAAAGGTTTAGCTGATACAGCACTTAAAACAGCTGACGCCGGTTATCTGACCCGACGTTTGGTTGATGTTGCACAAGATGTTATCATATCTGAACAAGATTGTGGTACTTTACGTGGATTAACAATTACAGCTCTGAAAAAGAGTGAGGAAACTGTTGAATCGTTATACGATAGAATTCTTGGAAGGACTACCGTTCACGACATCTATCATCCAATAACCGAAGAATTAATAATCAAAGCCGGTAAAGAATTAACCGAAGATATAGCCGAAATTATTGAAGCATCACCAATTGAAGCAGTTGAAATTCGTTCGGTATTAACCTGCGAATCAAAACTTGGGGTATGTACCAAATGTTATGGTCGTAACCTTGCTTCAGGTAGAATGGTTCAGAAAGGTGAATCTGTTGGTGTAATTGCTGCTCAATCAATTGGAGAGCCAGGTACGCAGTTAACATTACGTACATTCCACGTTGGGGGTACTGCTTCAAACATTACAATTTCTTCAAAAATTGAAGCTAAATTCGATGGTATCATTGAAATTGACGAATTACGATCTGTTGAATACACTAATACTGAAGGAAGTAAATTCGATGTAGTTGTCGGTCGATCTGCAGAAATGCGAATTATTGACAAGAAAACACAAATAGTGCTTACTTCCGGAAATATTCCTTACGGATCATCTCTGCTGGTAAAAAATAATACAGAGATCAAAAAAGGTACCTTGATTAGCACTTGGGATCCTTATAATGCTGTTATTTTATCAGATGTAAATGGTAAAATTGTCTTCAATAATGTGATCGAAGGATTAACCTATCGTGTTGAATCAGATGAGCAAACCGGATACAAGGATAAGGTGGTTATTGAATCACGTTCAAAATCAAAAAATCCCAGTATGTCTATATTGAATTCTGACGATATTGAAATCAGATCGTATGACATTCCTGTAGGATCTCACATTATTGTTAATGACGGAGCAAAAGTTATAGCTGGTGAAATCCTGGTTAAAATTCCTAGAGCAATTGGAAAATCAGGTGATATCACCGGTGGTCTTCCAAGGGTAACAGAATTATTTGAAGCTCGAAACCCTTCTGATCCTGCTGTTGTTTCAGAAATTGATGGTGTAGTATCTTTCGGTAAAAAACTTAAACGTGGTAACCGTGAGGTTATCATCACCTCAAAAACCGGTGAAGAAAAGAGATATCTTATTTCAACAAGTAAACAAATCCTGGCACAGGAAAATGATTATGTGAAAGCCGGAACACCATTATCAGAAGGTGTAATGACTCCGGCAGATATTCTTGCAATTAAAGGACCAATGAAGGTTCAGGAATATATTGTTAACGAAATTCAGGAAGTTTACAGATTGCAAGGTGTTAAAATCAATGATAAACATTTTGAAGTCATCGTTCGTCAAATGATGCGTAAAGTTGAAGTTGCTGATCCTGGTGATACAAAATTCCTTGAAGGAGAACTGGTTAACAAAATATCTTTCATGGACGAGAATGATGAAATTTTTGGAAAGAAAGTAATTATTGACTCAGGAGAATCTGATAATTTTAAAGCAGGACAAATTGTAAGTGCCCGTAAATTAAGAGATGAGAACTCTATGTTGAAACGTAAGGATAAGAAACTTATCGAATCAAGAGATGCTCAACCTGCAACTGCTCGTCAGATTTTACAGGGAATAACAAGGGCTTCATTACAAACAAATAGCTTTATTTCAGCTGCTTCATTCCAGGAAACAACCAAAGTTCTTACGCAGGCATCAATAATGGCCAAAACTGACTATTTAATGGGCTTGAAAGAGAACGTAATTGTTGGTCATAAAATTCCTGCTGGAACAGGACTTCGTGAATATCAAAATATCCTTACTGGTTCGAAAGAAGAGTATGATGCAATGATGGCTGCAAAAAAAGCAGTTGAGGTTTAA
- a CDS encoding transposase, protein MSILMYNLDISQFNDKFSDNDKCLKYLAELKWQDGFKCRKCGHTNFCKGKSSYSRRCTKCKSEESATAHTIFHHCKIDIVDAFQIAYSVCKEPGISTYELSKKLEYRQMTCWKFKKKIIDCVEQEGDLKLFDFQG, encoded by the coding sequence ATGAGCATCTTAATGTACAATCTTGATATAAGTCAATTTAATGACAAATTTTCAGATAATGATAAATGTCTGAAATATTTGGCAGAACTTAAATGGCAGGATGGATTTAAATGCCGTAAATGCGGACATACTAATTTTTGTAAAGGAAAAAGCAGTTATTCGAGAAGATGTACAAAATGTAAGTCTGAAGAGTCGGCTACGGCACACACAATTTTTCATCACTGTAAAATTGATATTGTTGATGCATTTCAAATTGCTTATAGCGTTTGCAAAGAACCGGGTATCTCAACTTACGAGCTATCAAAGAAGCTTGAGTATAGGCAAATGACTTGTTGGAAGTTTAAAAAGAAAATTATTGATTGTGTTGAACAGGAGGGTGATTTGAAACTTTTTGATTTTCAGGGGTGA
- a CDS encoding redoxin domain-containing protein — MRTLNLITLMLVGVLSFGCASANSNEKKDVSKSEAKTNKDGKILPEHLTYESFKEKVWDFESSPTEWVYKGTEPCIIDFYADWCNPCKMIAPIMEELAINYEGKVKIYKIDTQTEQKLASVFQITGIPAILFVPATGQPMKQTGAMSKEYYEQVIKEFLLSTPQKGNATSQK; from the coding sequence ATGAGAACACTTAATTTAATTACTTTAATGCTGGTTGGGGTTTTATCTTTTGGCTGTGCATCTGCTAATAGCAATGAAAAAAAAGATGTAAGTAAATCTGAAGCCAAAACTAATAAGGATGGTAAAATATTACCCGAACATTTAACCTACGAATCATTTAAAGAAAAGGTATGGGATTTTGAATCTAGTCCTACCGAATGGGTTTATAAAGGAACCGAGCCTTGTATTATTGACTTCTATGCTGATTGGTGCAATCCATGTAAAATGATTGCTCCCATTATGGAAGAACTCGCAATCAATTATGAAGGAAAAGTGAAAATTTACAAAATAGATACTCAAACCGAACAAAAATTGGCCTCTGTTTTTCAAATTACCGGAATCCCTGCCATACTTTTTGTACCTGCAACAGGACAACCTATGAAGCAAACAGGTGCAATGTCGAAAGAGTATTATGAACAAGTAATAAAAGAGTTCTTGCTATCCACACCTCAAAAAGGGAACGCAACAAGTCAAAAATAA
- the trxA gene encoding thioredoxin, whose product MEHLTKQTFLDKVFNYEENKDWKFEGKLPCLIDFYADWCGPCKMVAPILDELSKEYEGKVNIYKVDTEAEQELAAAFGIRSIPSMLFCPQDGQPQMAQGALPKDSLKQAIEEVLLKTVSAK is encoded by the coding sequence ATGGAACATTTAACGAAACAAACTTTTTTAGATAAAGTATTTAATTACGAAGAAAATAAAGATTGGAAATTTGAAGGCAAATTACCATGTTTAATCGATTTTTACGCTGATTGGTGCGGCCCTTGTAAAATGGTTGCCCCAATACTAGATGAATTATCGAAAGAATATGAAGGTAAAGTGAATATTTATAAAGTTGACACAGAAGCTGAGCAGGAATTAGCTGCTGCATTTGGAATAAGAAGCATTCCTTCAATGTTATTCTGTCCACAGGATGGTCAACCACAAATGGCACAAGGAGCCTTACCAAAAGACTCTTTAAAACAAGCTATTGAAGAAGTTCTTTTAAAAACTGTATCAGCAAAATAA
- a CDS encoding DUF3467 domain-containing protein has translation MNDSNNQKQINIELSEEIAEGIYSNLAMITHSNAEFVVDFIKMMPGVPKAKVKSRVILTPQHAKRLLRALQDNISKFESIHGNIIESNAGEGLPPISFGGPTAQA, from the coding sequence ATGAATGATTCAAATAATCAAAAACAAATAAATATTGAATTGAGTGAGGAAATTGCTGAAGGTATTTATTCAAATCTCGCAATGATAACTCATTCTAATGCCGAATTTGTTGTTGATTTTATTAAAATGATGCCTGGTGTTCCAAAAGCTAAGGTTAAATCGAGGGTAATTTTAACTCCTCAACATGCCAAAAGACTGCTTCGGGCACTTCAGGATAACATTTCAAAATTTGAATCCATACATGGTAATATTATAGAATCAAATGCGGGTGAAGGCCTTCCACCAATTAGTTTTGGCGGTCCCACGGCCCAAGCATAA
- a CDS encoding HDIG domain-containing protein — translation MKRVSDFLRIHKSPIIKGLLFLFSIILLVIIFPKEGKFKYEFQKGRPWMHNDLIASYNFAILKPESEIDQDRKIILAQIKPYFVYDEGITLTKQDELFENFENNWKAKYKDSPMSEQKKNLNWYRCSMIFDSVITVGIIENLAEIVDVTKQELFVMIKGNKAEEKRFSEVFSIQSAYDYFQKAVTGNSRLDQSILLSTLENTLFINIKYNKVKTEEEKQLQLSKLSLMRGMVQTGERIISKGELVSSDKFQILESMKKEYEQQLGSASTYYVILLGQLILISISMVVLFFFLLYFRREIFFDNIKIALILLLIIMMVFITSLVIKYNVGYLYLVPICIIPLIIRSFFDTRPALYVHIITIIIIGFLVPNSFEFVFLQLIAGIIAIISVVQLQRRAQFFRSSLMIFVTYSTVYLGLSLVQEGSFKGIDWTSFLLFGGSAVLTLFSYPLIYLFEKVFGLITDVTLIELSNTNNKLLRELSSKAPGTFQHSMQVANLAEEILFEIGGNTLLARTGALYHDIGKMDAPVYFIENQSSGINPHDKLTPDQSAKIIVDHIYRGVELATKYDLPKQVIDFIVTHQGSRKVEYFYHMKMNSKEAKNIDEKLYSYPGPIPMSRETAVVMMADSVEAASRSIKVPTEESLNKLVESIIEKQIDANQFIDSNITFREITKIKEILKKKLLNIYHVRIEYPE, via the coding sequence ATGAAAAGAGTTTCCGATTTTTTACGAATACATAAATCCCCAATAATCAAAGGATTGCTATTTTTATTTTCAATCATTCTTCTGGTAATTATTTTTCCAAAAGAAGGAAAATTTAAATATGAGTTTCAAAAAGGCAGACCGTGGATGCATAACGATTTAATCGCATCATATAATTTTGCTATTTTAAAACCGGAGAGTGAAATTGATCAGGATAGGAAAATCATACTTGCTCAGATAAAGCCTTATTTTGTTTATGATGAGGGTATTACACTAACCAAACAAGATGAATTATTTGAAAATTTTGAAAATAATTGGAAGGCAAAATATAAAGATTCGCCTATGAGCGAGCAAAAAAAGAATTTGAATTGGTACAGATGCAGTATGATTTTTGATTCGGTTATCACCGTTGGCATTATTGAAAATTTAGCAGAAATTGTGGATGTGACCAAACAAGAACTATTCGTAATGATAAAAGGCAATAAAGCTGAAGAAAAGCGATTTAGTGAAGTCTTTAGTATTCAATCAGCGTACGACTATTTTCAAAAAGCGGTCACCGGAAATTCAAGACTAGATCAAAGCATATTGTTGAGCACGCTTGAAAATACACTTTTTATAAATATTAAATATAATAAAGTAAAAACTGAGGAAGAAAAACAATTGCAATTGAGCAAGTTATCTCTTATGCGCGGTATGGTTCAAACGGGCGAAAGAATTATTTCAAAAGGGGAGTTGGTATCGTCGGACAAATTTCAAATTTTAGAATCGATGAAGAAGGAGTATGAACAACAATTGGGCTCTGCATCAACATACTATGTAATTTTATTAGGGCAACTTATCCTGATTTCAATATCAATGGTTGTATTATTCTTCTTTCTGTTATACTTCAGGAGAGAAATATTTTTTGATAACATTAAAATTGCCTTGATTTTATTGTTGATTATTATGATGGTATTCATTACCAGTTTGGTTATTAAATACAATGTCGGATATTTATATTTGGTGCCTATTTGTATTATTCCTTTAATTATAAGATCATTTTTTGATACACGACCGGCTTTGTATGTGCATATTATCACCATTATTATCATTGGATTTTTAGTGCCTAATAGTTTTGAATTTGTCTTTCTTCAACTTATAGCTGGAATCATTGCAATCATCAGTGTTGTGCAGTTGCAGCGCAGGGCTCAGTTTTTTAGGAGTTCATTGATGATATTTGTAACTTATTCGACCGTATACTTAGGATTAAGCTTAGTACAGGAAGGAAGCTTTAAAGGCATTGATTGGACTTCTTTCTTGTTATTTGGCGGAAGTGCAGTCCTAACCTTGTTCTCTTACCCATTGATTTATCTGTTTGAAAAGGTTTTTGGATTAATTACAGACGTAACCTTAATAGAACTTTCTAACACAAATAATAAATTATTACGGGAATTGTCGTCGAAAGCACCGGGTACCTTTCAGCATTCAATGCAGGTAGCAAACTTAGCAGAAGAAATATTATTTGAGATCGGTGGAAATACCTTACTGGCCAGAACAGGGGCCCTTTACCATGATATAGGAAAAATGGATGCACCTGTATATTTTATAGAAAATCAATCATCTGGAATCAATCCTCACGATAAGTTGACTCCAGATCAAAGCGCTAAAATTATTGTTGATCATATCTATAGAGGTGTAGAACTTGCCACTAAATACGATCTGCCTAAACAAGTGATTGATTTCATCGTCACGCATCAGGGGAGTAGAAAGGTGGAGTATTTTTACCATATGAAAATGAACAGTAAAGAAGCTAAAAATATTGATGAGAAATTGTACTCATATCCGGGACCAATTCCGATGAGCCGCGAAACTGCTGTGGTTATGATGGCCGATTCTGTTGAGGCTGCATCAAGAAGCATTAAGGTTCCAACCGAAGAATCTTTAAATAAGCTTGTTGAAAGTATTATCGAAAAGCAAATTGACGCTAATCAATTTATTGACTCAAATATTACTTTCCGTGAGATCACAAAAATTAAAGAAATCCTAAAGAAAAAACTATTGAATATTTATCATGTAAGAATTGAATACCCCGAATAA
- a CDS encoding C40 family peptidase — translation MNYGICEYSLIPVRKEANNSAEMVTQLLFGHTYTIIENGENWHQIRISNDNYEGWIEQKQISQISENEFKLYTSETHNIVSDLVQVVNNNSKNTFFPILLGSNIYGEQNKVFQINWQEYTYNGAFVSSKQKISAGHIIENALMYKNAPYLWGGKSPFGIDCSGLVQMAYYLSGIKLLRDASQQATQGETINLITDASPADLCFFDNDEGAITHVGILLPDSKIIHASGYVRIDSIDHHGIYDSVDQCYSHKLRLIKKII, via the coding sequence ATGAACTATGGAATTTGCGAATATAGTTTGATTCCCGTTAGAAAAGAGGCAAATAATAGTGCCGAAATGGTGACTCAATTATTATTTGGTCATACTTATACAATCATAGAGAATGGAGAAAATTGGCATCAAATAAGGATATCAAATGATAATTATGAAGGTTGGATAGAGCAAAAACAAATAAGTCAGATCTCAGAAAATGAATTCAAACTATATACTTCCGAAACTCATAATATCGTTTCGGATTTGGTTCAAGTCGTTAATAATAATTCCAAAAACACCTTTTTCCCTATATTATTGGGAAGCAATATTTACGGAGAACAAAACAAAGTTTTTCAGATAAACTGGCAGGAATACACCTATAATGGGGCGTTTGTATCATCAAAACAAAAAATCAGTGCCGGCCATATCATCGAAAATGCTTTAATGTATAAAAATGCGCCTTATTTATGGGGAGGTAAAAGTCCTTTTGGAATTGATTGTTCAGGACTTGTTCAGATGGCCTATTATTTATCAGGCATCAAATTATTGAGAGATGCTTCACAACAAGCTACTCAGGGAGAAACAATTAATCTGATCACAGATGCTTCACCGGCCGATTTATGTTTTTTCGATAATGATGAAGGGGCTATTACTCATGTTGGAATTTTATTGCCAGATTCAAAAATTATCCATGCTTCAGGGTATGTTCGTATCGATTCTATTGATCACCATGGCATTTACGATTCGGTTGACCAATGTTACAGTCATAAATTACGGTTGATTAAAAAAATCATTTGA